The DNA window atataccttttttatgACCAAGTGCCACAGCAAGATCCATAGGCGTGTATCCAGAATCTGCCTCCATAGTCAAGTCTGCTCCTCTGTCTGTGGGTATAACATACATATGTTCATAAGAAGGTTTAAATGCACAATCACTCATATTCAAGAATAGTTCAGTGAGACTAGCATTATAGAAGCATTgaagttgtttatttttaatctcCTTCTCTGTTATCAAGATGATACATTTCAATCCCACAATGTATCATTTAATATATTCCATATGTGTCACTTTATACTTTGCTAGCATTAGGCATTACAGTGGAAAAATGTGATTTAGTGCTTTTCTCTACACTGGTGACACTGATTTCccagatatgaaaaaaaacttgtagaaAAGGATATGGTCATATATTATAGCCCATGCACCCCTTCTCTCCCCAAAATAAACAAGACCACTCTACCATCACAAACAgggtaaacattttaaagtattacCTAACAAGACCTCCACACATTTCACATGATTCCCTCTTACGGCATACAATAAGGGCGTCCCTCCATTCtgtaagaaaaagtttttttaatgtaagtaacTCACAGTTTGTGCATATGTCAAAatgaaggacttttttttttttaaacaagcacaTCCCACATATTCACTCACCCAGTCGTAGATGTTGATGTCTACCTCCTTGTTGAGCAGCAGTGTCACAATGTCAGAATATCCTCCAGTGCTGGCCAAGGACAAGGCACTTTCCCTTTCCTTGGCCAGAATGTGTGGGTCAGCaccctttaagaaaaaaagaaaaatcatgctGAGTATTTTACATGCCAGATCTGATCTTACATAATAGTTTAGTATGTCCAGTCTTGAAATATACCTTAGTTAGCATGTCATACTTTATTCAATTCAAAGGTATGCTATTCTATTATGTGCTGGATCCATCAAATTAAACAAGTGTTTGTCTGATctcttaaaagtgttttatttaaaatgtttaaaataataatagtcaaGACAtaaaagataaactaaaaaatacacaagcaaaaaaaaaaaaaacatgtgaccatatatgaaatatgtaaatatctaaGGAACATAAGATAAAACAagcaatttaaaaaggaaaaagaaaaaaatggggggtGCAGGCAATTCAAATTCTTAACAGGGTACTATTAAAGGagtccctaaaaaaaaaggtaatccaAAGTTGCCAAACACTAATGGATCAATAATGATGGTTATAATTGTAAATGGTCATAATAATCCAGGACAattttgtcccttctgcaataaaggacctgcctatttgcaatctttaaattttatagtttatttagttttgcattttttttttgcagtcctgTACACATGTAGGTTTTAACAAGTGAATGATTTTTGCTTGAAAgtgactttaaataaatttttctCTCAGGGAAAATGTTGCTTTCCGCCCCCCACACTCTGGCACACACAGCTAGGCAATAATTACTATGTGCGCTGCATTTCTGTTACCTACTGGACTCcacattcatatttaaatatcatgtATGGATGCTTCAAGATCCTCTGAAGTAAGATTCCGTCGTTTTGTTAACAGATCATAAATACTAAATTGTGGATACTAGCAAGAATATCAGGCTGCCAAATTTTCTGGTACAATAAAAGGTAATATGAAAAGAGCTACCGTATATTTTTTGTCCCCCTGTTGGGAACTTTGACAATTCATATCATCACAGTGTCTATTGTTACAGAAGGAGAAAGAATGCCTTGCTTTAATTGTTTTTACTGCTTGTTGTACCATGGAATATGCTAgcactttaaaaatctgtattaatTATAATGATACCTAAACATTTTAGTGTACATAGTTTAGGTAAAAGGTATAGGTTCATTTCATTCAGGTTGTTTAGGTCAACATTTAAAGATCCAAGCATTTGCTCCATTTGCTATAAACAAAACCTTACCAGGTCCAAGAGATAACGAACAGTCTCAATCTCTCCAAAAGCAGAAGCCCACATAAGAGGAGTAAAACCTCGCTCATCTGGTCGATTTAGTAAAGTTTCATCTagcaaaataaaagattaaagaGATTATAGGCTTGCCTAGCCCACTGCACACACAGTTACTAATGGGGTAAAATTAAAGGTGCCTACCTTTCTGCAGATACTCCTTAAGCTGAGTCAGCTCTCCCTGGGCTGCAACCTGATGTACAGATAGGGCTGGTAAAAAGGGATGAACAAACAATCAACAGTTTAAACATTTAAGAAGATGATTTTTCTGCTAGTAAATTATTCACTCTCTAAAAAAGTATACAACGACTAGGGATTTTTAATAGGCTTGCATGCCTTTTCGCATGGGATTGAACCTGGTTCATGCAAAGTGGTGAGAATGTATCAATGCCCCTTATTTTCACCTGTCAGCACACTTCCTGTTGTATGTTGACAATGTTCACTGCAACTATAAAGGAGAAGTGTTGTCACCAAGGCTGCTTACTACTGGTTTAGAATACATAACACAGCATAGAATAATATGATTACCACCATCCTTGTTATACAGATACAAATCTACAGACTGTTTGTAATCTAAATATGgtcaaaagtattttaaatagcaatgcatttacTGTGTGAATTCACAGCATCAGGAGAACATGCTGAGCACCATATGGGATCATTTCATTAAATGCTAACAGTATTAGGAATTAAAACAGCAATTATGAACAAACTACATAGAGTTGGTCATGCTATtctgaaatatatataagaaataagatataagaaaatagttacatagtaatgGAATAAACAGAgacattggggtctatttacaaagcagtgaatcttacattctctgttgaagaatcttccaggttcatgtgattcaatgacagtaactgattctccacaaGTAGATATTTCAGGGAAGATTCTCTGCTTTTAAATAGAGCCCACTCATGATACGGAGTTAGAATATGCGTGcaacaaagaaatacaaagcaTACACAGCTCGGCCTAGGATGTAGTTTCAgagctctatataaatatttgtgcagTGTTAGACAAAGACACACTACAACTCGCTCGTGTACTTACAGTCCAGTGTGGCTGGCAACACAGATACCATGTTTCCACGCTGCCGATTGGTTAGAGTTGTCGAGTATTTCAATGGGCCAACTGTAGAGAAGAGAGAGAATGCTGTAATGTAcctttcataaacatttaaaaatccttagtCTTCTAGCCCATCAATCATTGCTTGTTCATTCTGTTAGGCGTAGATCAAAAGGACTTCTAACTAAAAACATGTAAGCAAATATAGCATAACTGTACATGATGCTATCATTATATAAATATGGCATATGTTATTTCTGATGATTGATCTTCAATGAGCATGTTAGGCTGATCCTATTAGATCACATAGAGGCTTTGGGTCTGTGTCTTACCAAGTAGTAAAGACAGAATTGGGGGGATACCTTCAGAGCCCATACCTTCAAAGCTACACTCCACGTAGGTGCAtactgcagctctgtaatcaCTGATACATCAGTTAATGCATTTTTGAATCCAAGAAGTgcaagtacctaaatttgacttggtatcaacTTCTTGCAGTCTAATGTGAAGTGAAATGCAAGGAGCATGCTGAAAGAAGGAGAGAACAGTGAAAGAGGTATGAGCGCATCAATGTGCTGCTTCTATTTTCATTGCCTAGTAACAGATTAGGTGTGGTGAGAAGACAGAGTGAGGAGGAGACCTGAGAATCAAAGTAAAACTGCAGCAACGAAAAGTCAggataatatacattttacagtccAGATTGCTTGCTCCTCCAGGATTTTCCTTATTTACTTACCCTTCCAATATGTATCGATAAAAGCAGCCAAAACATTGGTGGCACCATCTCCTCTAGGACTTGGAAGAATGTGTACCCAACTGAACTATTAGCTGGTTTCCAAATAATGTACAGAAATGGTGGCACACTATAAACCCTTTGATATGTAGGAATTTTACTGCATATTGTAAGGTGGtgaagaagaggggaggggggaatgtTTTACTCTTCATTTTATACAGTATGTTGGCCTTACCTTTGCAGGGGCT is part of the Pyxicephalus adspersus chromosome 3, UCB_Pads_2.0, whole genome shotgun sequence genome and encodes:
- the RFXANK gene encoding DNA-binding protein RFXANK isoform X4 → MADPVADATTFPLNDDSTVILHLYPASQSGSDTEEDVTHMNVGPLKYSTTLTNRQRGNMVSVLPATLDSLSVHQVAAQGELTQLKEYLQKDETLLNRPDERGFTPLMWASAFGEIETVRYLLDLGADPHILAKERESALSLASTGGYSDIVTLLLNKEVDINIYDWNGGTPLLYAVRGNHVKCVEVLLDRGADLTMEADSGYTPMDLAVALGHKKVQQVIEHHILKLFQSQA
- the RFXANK gene encoding DNA-binding protein RFXANK isoform X2 translates to MHQRIKKEMADPVADATTFPLNDDSTVILHLYPASQSGSDTEEDVTHMNVGPLKYSTTLTNRQRGNMVSVLPATLDSLSVHQVAAQGELTQLKEYLQKDETLLNRPDERGFTPLMWASAFGEIETVRYLLDLGADPHILAKERESALSLASTGGYSDIVTLLLNKEVDINIYDWNGGTPLLYAVRGNHVKCVEVLLDRGADLTMEADSGYTPMDLAVALGHKKVQQVIEHHILKLFQSQA
- the RFXANK gene encoding DNA-binding protein RFXANK isoform X1, which produces MRRPIRKLLTFIVQEVQPCRCEEVPEMADPVADATTFPLNDDSTVILHLYPASQSGSDTEEDVTHMNVGPLKYSTTLTNRQRGNMVSVLPATLDSLSVHQVAAQGELTQLKEYLQKDETLLNRPDERGFTPLMWASAFGEIETVRYLLDLGADPHILAKERESALSLASTGGYSDIVTLLLNKEVDINIYDWNGGTPLLYAVRGNHVKCVEVLLDRGADLTMEADSGYTPMDLAVALGHKKVQQVIEHHILKLFQSQA
- the RFXANK gene encoding DNA-binding protein RFXANK isoform X3, with amino-acid sequence MEMADPVADATTFPLNDDSTVILHLYPASQSGSDTEEDVTHMNVGPLKYSTTLTNRQRGNMVSVLPATLDSLSVHQVAAQGELTQLKEYLQKDETLLNRPDERGFTPLMWASAFGEIETVRYLLDLGADPHILAKERESALSLASTGGYSDIVTLLLNKEVDINIYDWNGGTPLLYAVRGNHVKCVEVLLDRGADLTMEADSGYTPMDLAVALGHKKVQQVIEHHILKLFQSQA